A genomic stretch from Bordetella sp. N includes:
- a CDS encoding NAD(P)-dependent oxidoreductase, whose product MNDIDQTSARTAAEPGQVIVSGATGFVGRHVVPLLHAQGYRVVALGRDADRAAALGWPADIAFYPVDIVKHDCDFQPEAGASLIHLAWQGLPDYRSLSHLELNLPASCRFIRGMVERGVSNVVVAGTCLEYGMQDGALGADTVPLPDNPYAIAKNALRQYLVCAQRTLPFSLKWGRLFYMYGAGQNPKSVLAQLDTAIAQGDTVFRMSGGEQLRDYLPVTAVASGLVDLLRAPGDRLANICSGTPISIRRLVEERIRARSASITLELGHYPYPDYEPMAFWGKKQDLS is encoded by the coding sequence ATGAACGACATCGATCAGACCTCCGCGCGGACCGCGGCCGAACCCGGCCAGGTCATCGTCAGCGGCGCCACGGGCTTCGTAGGACGGCACGTGGTGCCCCTGCTACATGCCCAGGGCTACCGCGTGGTCGCGTTGGGCCGCGATGCCGATCGTGCGGCCGCCTTGGGCTGGCCCGCCGATATCGCGTTTTATCCGGTCGATATCGTCAAGCACGACTGCGACTTTCAGCCGGAGGCCGGCGCCAGCCTGATCCATCTGGCTTGGCAAGGCTTGCCCGATTACCGCTCCTTAAGTCACCTGGAGCTGAATCTCCCCGCCAGTTGCCGTTTCATCCGCGGCATGGTCGAACGCGGCGTCAGCAATGTGGTGGTAGCCGGCACGTGCCTGGAATACGGCATGCAGGACGGCGCCTTGGGCGCCGATACCGTGCCGCTGCCGGACAACCCCTATGCGATCGCCAAGAACGCCCTGCGGCAGTACCTGGTCTGCGCCCAGCGCACGCTGCCCTTCTCGTTGAAGTGGGGCCGCCTGTTCTATATGTACGGCGCTGGCCAGAACCCCAAATCGGTGCTGGCGCAGCTGGATACCGCCATCGCGCAGGGCGACACGGTGTTCCGCATGAGCGGCGGCGAGCAGTTGCGCGACTACCTGCCGGTGACAGCGGTTGCATCCGGCCTGGTGGACTTGCTGCGGGCACCCGGCGACCGGCTGGCCAATATCTGCAGCGGCACGCCCATATCCATTCGGCGACTGGTTGAAGAACGGATACGAGCGCGCTCCGCAAGCATCACCCTGGAACTTGGACATTACCCTTACCCCGATTACGAACCAATGGCGTTCTGGGGAAAAAAACAGGATCTCTCATGA
- a CDS encoding cephalosporin hydroxylase family protein → MNDHEQFKAESAAEIAQQGADSELQALTNEWIAKAAKHKYSYHFEWLGRPIIQHPQDMVGAQQLLWDIQPDLIIETGIARGGSLIFYASILELIAQCGGNPDARILGVDIDIRQHNKDAILAHPMSRRIDMIQGSSIAEETVAEVKRHAAGKKKILVCLDSNHTHDHVLEELKHYAPLVSKGSYCIVYDTIVEDLPEDVGPPRPWSKGNNPKTAVYEYLNQLEDTPVTAADGERLALAIDKQMDDRLLITVAPSGFLKRV, encoded by the coding sequence ATGAACGATCACGAACAATTCAAAGCCGAGAGCGCCGCTGAAATTGCACAGCAAGGCGCCGACAGCGAGCTGCAGGCCCTGACCAACGAGTGGATCGCCAAGGCGGCCAAGCATAAGTATTCCTACCATTTCGAATGGTTGGGACGTCCCATCATCCAGCATCCGCAGGACATGGTGGGCGCACAACAACTGCTGTGGGATATCCAGCCCGACCTGATCATCGAAACCGGCATCGCCCGGGGCGGCTCGCTGATTTTCTACGCAAGCATCCTGGAACTGATCGCGCAGTGCGGCGGCAACCCGGATGCCCGCATCCTGGGTGTCGACATCGACATCCGCCAGCACAACAAGGACGCCATCCTGGCGCATCCGATGTCGCGCCGGATCGACATGATCCAGGGGTCGAGCATCGCCGAGGAAACCGTCGCGGAAGTGAAGCGCCATGCGGCCGGCAAAAAGAAAATCCTGGTGTGCCTGGACAGCAACCACACGCACGATCACGTGCTGGAAGAGCTCAAGCACTACGCGCCGCTGGTCAGCAAGGGCAGCTACTGCATCGTCTACGACACCATCGTCGAAGACCTGCCTGAGGACGTCGGCCCGCCGCGCCCCTGGAGCAAGGGCAACAACCCGAAGACCGCCGTGTACGAGTACCTGAACCAGCTCGAAGACACCCCGGTCACGGCTGCCGATGGTGAGCGCCTGGCGTTGGCCATCGACAAGCAGATGGATGACCGTCTGCTGATCACCGTCGCGCCTAGCGGCTTCTTGAAGCGGGTCTGA
- a CDS encoding class I SAM-dependent methyltransferase, which yields MVALRVPTIPNSPLESAEHPQASGQIQLRQNTVLDFVENAAFDPDLAVYDDNYQNSQAHSAQFLAHMRAVLELLKARFPRGSRLVEVGCGKGDFVALAEADGHFEVSGYDATYEGDHPRIVKRYLTSADRLDADLVVMRHVLEHIPQPHGFLAMIQQVFGTGSVYIEVPSHDWIVENQAFFDITYEHVNYFSQAALRRLFDDADAQAGLLFGDQYQYILADIAKLSDAFPAAYAGEAWRMLDFDELFPQLRERIHALDASAGVQGKVYLWGAATKGCMFLVHCMRHGKLVDKLGFAVDINPRKCGKFLPGSLVPIKSKEDLFAVATDADLLLVANPNYADEIRLALREQGLERLRVEVL from the coding sequence ATGGTTGCCCTGCGCGTACCGACGATCCCCAATAGTCCGCTGGAATCGGCGGAACATCCGCAGGCATCCGGACAGATCCAGCTGCGCCAAAATACCGTTCTGGACTTCGTCGAGAACGCGGCGTTCGATCCGGACCTGGCTGTCTATGACGACAATTATCAGAACAGCCAGGCCCACTCCGCCCAGTTCCTGGCCCATATGCGTGCCGTCCTGGAGTTGCTCAAGGCCCGCTTTCCGCGCGGCAGCAGGCTGGTCGAGGTAGGTTGCGGCAAGGGGGATTTCGTGGCGCTGGCGGAGGCCGACGGACACTTCGAAGTCAGCGGCTACGATGCCACGTATGAGGGCGATCACCCGCGTATTGTCAAGCGCTATCTGACCAGCGCGGACCGGCTGGATGCCGACCTGGTCGTCATGCGGCATGTGCTGGAACATATTCCTCAGCCGCATGGCTTCCTGGCCATGATCCAGCAGGTCTTCGGCACGGGCAGCGTTTATATCGAAGTCCCGAGCCACGACTGGATCGTCGAAAACCAGGCGTTCTTCGACATCACCTACGAGCACGTCAACTACTTCTCGCAGGCCGCGTTGCGGCGTCTTTTCGACGACGCGGATGCGCAGGCGGGATTGTTGTTCGGCGATCAGTATCAGTACATTTTGGCCGACATCGCCAAGCTGTCCGACGCATTCCCGGCGGCCTATGCCGGCGAAGCGTGGCGGATGCTGGATTTCGATGAGTTGTTCCCGCAGTTGCGCGAGCGCATCCATGCGCTGGATGCCTCCGCGGGGGTTCAGGGCAAGGTTTATCTCTGGGGCGCTGCCACCAAGGGGTGCATGTTCCTGGTCCACTGCATGCGGCATGGGAAGCTGGTCGACAAGCTGGGGTTCGCGGTCGACATCAACCCGCGCAAGTGCGGCAAGTTCCTGCCAGGTTCGCTGGTTCCCATCAAGAGCAAGGAAGACTTGTTCGCGGTCGCCACCGATGCGGACCTGCTGCTGGTGGCCAATCCCAATTATGCGGACGAGATACGCCTGGCCTTGCGTGAGCAGGGTCTGGAGCGCCTGCGGGTGGAGGTTTTGTAA
- a CDS encoding class I SAM-dependent methyltransferase: protein MKCRHCRADLRLPFLDLGHAPPSNAYLSPDAVRGPEVWFPLRLLVCESCWLVQTEDHAGREALFTDDYAYFSSYSSSWLEHSRRYVESMIARFKLDTTSMVCEVAANDGYLLQYVRKAGVPCFGVEPTHGTAQAARARGIDIVQSFFGTELGRELAASGRAADLTTANNVLAHVPDINDFVGGFAAILKPQGVSTFEFPHLLRMVRESQFDTAYHEHYSYLSLTSVARIFAANGLTVFDVEHLGTHGGSLRVYAQRSDTGGHPVTAAVEDTLSEEHAAGIDDVAFYVDFQTQAERVKNDLVSLLLELRRAGKRVAGYGAAAKGNTLLNFAGVRPDLLPYVVDRNPAKQDKFLPGSHIPIVNEDRLRQDKPEYILILPWNLKTEVREQLAYAQQEWGARFITAVPNLVVDA from the coding sequence GTGAAGTGCCGCCATTGCCGGGCCGACCTGCGCCTGCCTTTCCTGGACCTGGGCCATGCCCCGCCGTCCAATGCCTATCTGAGCCCGGACGCCGTACGCGGTCCCGAAGTCTGGTTTCCGCTGCGCCTGCTGGTTTGCGAGAGCTGCTGGCTGGTCCAGACGGAAGACCATGCCGGCCGCGAGGCGCTGTTCACCGACGACTACGCCTACTTCAGTTCCTATTCGTCTTCGTGGCTGGAGCATTCGCGCCGCTACGTCGAGTCCATGATCGCCCGCTTCAAATTGGACACGACGTCCATGGTCTGCGAAGTGGCGGCCAACGACGGCTACCTGCTGCAGTACGTACGCAAGGCGGGCGTGCCCTGCTTCGGCGTCGAGCCCACCCACGGCACCGCGCAAGCCGCGCGCGCCCGCGGCATCGACATCGTGCAAAGCTTCTTCGGCACCGAGCTGGGCCGCGAACTGGCGGCTTCGGGTCGCGCCGCGGACTTGACCACGGCCAACAATGTGCTGGCGCATGTGCCGGACATCAATGACTTCGTAGGTGGCTTCGCGGCCATCCTGAAGCCGCAAGGCGTGTCCACCTTCGAATTCCCGCACCTGCTGCGCATGGTCCGGGAAAGTCAGTTCGATACGGCTTACCACGAGCACTACTCCTATCTGTCGCTGACCTCGGTCGCCCGCATCTTCGCGGCCAACGGCCTGACCGTGTTCGACGTCGAACATCTGGGCACCCACGGCGGCAGTTTGCGCGTCTATGCGCAGCGTAGCGATACGGGCGGCCATCCCGTCACTGCCGCTGTCGAGGACACCTTGTCCGAGGAACACGCGGCCGGCATCGACGACGTCGCGTTCTACGTCGACTTCCAGACCCAGGCCGAGCGCGTGAAGAACGATCTGGTCAGCCTGCTGCTGGAACTGCGCCGCGCCGGCAAGCGCGTGGCGGGTTACGGCGCCGCGGCCAAGGGCAACACCCTGCTGAATTTTGCCGGTGTGCGGCCGGATTTGCTGCCGTACGTCGTCGACCGCAATCCCGCCAAGCAGGACAAATTCCTGCCGGGCAGCCATATCCCCATCGTCAACGAAGACCGGCTGCGCCAGGACAAACCGGAATACATCCTGATCCTGCCCTGGAACCTGAAAACAGAGGTCAGGGAGCAACTGGCCTATGCCCAGCAGGAATGGGGCGCGCGCTTCATCACTGCCGTGCCCAACCTGGTCGTGGATGCCTGA
- a CDS encoding aconitase/3-isopropylmalate dehydratase large subunit family protein: protein MPSTIAEKILARHAGVDEVRAGDIVVADVDFAMVHDARAPNAIRMVDKMGAQTLPFAPRTAWVLDHYSPPPNLAAAQTHTAMRRFADEHGSPLYDIGDGICHQVLPEGGHLTCGDLVVGTDTHSVTYGAFNAFGTGVEGTDVTAVMRTGKVWLRVPETTRVELTGILQAGVWAKDVTLHMLGRFGAEGLNYHAIEYVGDAVRAMEIDDRMTLANHAAELGAKAALLEADDKTLAWLAAHGARPPRPVSADADARYANRVTIAGAQLAPQVARRHEVDDVVAVTEIDRQKINFALIGTCTNGRLDDIRQAAAILRGRKLARGVRMIVTPASRKIYLDAAREGLIEILTAAGASFEAAGCGTCVGITNHLIPGDNEVAISSANRNFRGRLGNHEAEIWLGSAATVAASALTGYITDPRTVDGGLWRPDHA from the coding sequence ATGCCTTCCACCATTGCTGAAAAAATCCTCGCCCGGCATGCCGGTGTCGACGAGGTCCGCGCCGGCGACATCGTGGTCGCCGACGTGGACTTCGCCATGGTCCACGACGCCCGTGCACCCAACGCCATCCGCATGGTCGACAAGATGGGCGCGCAGACGCTACCTTTCGCGCCGCGTACCGCCTGGGTGCTGGACCATTACTCGCCTCCGCCCAACCTGGCGGCGGCGCAGACCCACACCGCCATGCGCCGTTTCGCCGACGAGCACGGCAGCCCGCTGTATGACATCGGCGACGGCATCTGCCACCAGGTGCTGCCCGAAGGTGGCCACCTGACCTGTGGCGACCTGGTGGTGGGCACGGATACCCATTCGGTCACCTATGGCGCCTTCAACGCTTTCGGTACCGGTGTGGAAGGTACCGACGTCACCGCCGTGATGAGGACGGGCAAAGTCTGGCTGCGCGTGCCCGAGACCACCCGCGTCGAGTTGACCGGCATCTTGCAAGCGGGCGTCTGGGCCAAGGACGTGACCCTGCACATGCTGGGCCGCTTCGGCGCGGAAGGCCTGAATTACCACGCCATCGAGTACGTGGGCGACGCGGTACGCGCCATGGAGATCGACGATCGCATGACCCTGGCCAATCACGCCGCGGAGCTGGGCGCCAAGGCAGCCCTGCTCGAAGCCGATGACAAGACCCTGGCCTGGCTGGCCGCGCACGGCGCCCGGCCGCCGCGCCCGGTGTCGGCGGACGCGGACGCGCGCTATGCCAACCGCGTCACGATCGCCGGCGCGCAACTGGCGCCGCAAGTGGCGCGGCGTCATGAAGTGGACGACGTGGTGGCGGTGACGGAGATCGACCGGCAGAAGATCAACTTCGCCTTGATCGGCACCTGCACCAACGGCCGGCTGGACGACATCCGCCAGGCCGCCGCCATCCTGCGCGGGCGCAAGCTGGCGCGCGGGGTACGCATGATCGTCACGCCGGCCTCGCGCAAGATCTACCTGGACGCGGCGCGCGAAGGCCTGATCGAGATTCTCACCGCGGCGGGCGCCTCGTTCGAGGCCGCGGGCTGTGGCACCTGCGTCGGCATCACCAACCATCTGATCCCGGGCGACAACGAAGTAGCCATCTCCAGCGCGAACCGCAATTTCCGCGGCCGGCTGGGCAATCACGAAGCGGAAATCTGGCTCGGTTCCGCCGCGACAGTGGCGGCATCCGCGCTTACCGGCTACATCACCGACCCGCGCACGGTCGACGGCGGACTCTGGAGGCCTGACCATGCATGA
- a CDS encoding type II toxin-antitoxin system Phd/YefM family antitoxin, with translation MVTVNLLEAKSTLSRLVDEVESGREREIIIARHGRPAARLIPIAFQAAVGRRIGVAKDQFILPESIDEQNERIAGMFLGKIE, from the coding sequence ATGGTCACCGTAAATCTGTTGGAGGCGAAGTCAACATTGTCACGCCTCGTCGATGAAGTCGAATCCGGGCGCGAGCGGGAAATCATCATCGCCCGGCATGGCCGTCCCGCTGCCCGACTCATTCCTATCGCCTTCCAAGCCGCTGTGGGGCGCCGCATTGGCGTTGCGAAGGACCAGTTCATTCTTCCCGAATCCATCGACGAGCAGAACGAAAGGATTGCCGGGATGTTTTTGGGGAAGATCGAGTGA
- the prpR gene encoding propionate catabolism operon regulatory protein PrpR, with the protein MRHSSAVPPLVAVDTTRSRYPVIHAVTGHGLFESLRQIAPEFSQHARVELLHDAFESALATLKQAVEQGRCDVVVASGSNGAYLRTRLTVPVVQVQVGGYDLMAALAAARELSARIAVVLHHEVSAALRRFMREFKLDVELRTYETREDVLRCVRELAEQGVEVVVGAGMVTDYVRKAGLTAVLLYSLDSVRAAMDTAMAIAEAQHKERVRRDQLDLVLRHLNDGVVAVDMQGRITTLNPAAARIMGATAQAAGQPLAEVAPGLTPRPVLEQGRSELGRVDDVRGQSLVVDAVPLYESGLQTGAVLTLHPSQPLEHAVGRLRAHSHRRSRSARYTLGGMVAASAAMRQLLHRCEVMARASDASVLIQGESGSGKEVVAQGIHRASRRHARPFVAINCGAFPEQLLESELFGYEEGAFTGARRQGKAGLFEAADGGTLLLDEVGEMPLPLQTRLLRALQEKEVTRVGGIDAIPIDVRIIAATHRDLAAMARQGSFRHDLFYRLHILQVRVPPLRERPEDIAALAAELLPAALERVGAGGLALDALATVLPLLAAHDWPGNVRELENVIERMALECLLAGAVPAAAVLRGVVDPSGWEGAVDAAAGAVDLTDAADELSSADEAGRLQTVQRAAELQHIRDTLDRLDGNQAAAARALGISRTTLWRKLRG; encoded by the coding sequence ATGCGCCATTCCTCCGCCGTACCGCCCCTGGTCGCCGTCGACACTACCCGGTCCCGCTACCCGGTCATCCATGCCGTCACCGGCCACGGCCTGTTCGAGAGCCTGCGCCAGATCGCGCCGGAGTTTTCCCAGCATGCCCGGGTCGAGCTGTTGCACGATGCCTTCGAGTCCGCGCTGGCGACCCTGAAGCAGGCCGTGGAGCAGGGTCGTTGCGATGTCGTGGTGGCCTCAGGCAGCAATGGCGCGTACCTGCGCACCCGCTTGACGGTGCCGGTGGTGCAGGTGCAGGTGGGCGGCTATGACTTGATGGCGGCTCTGGCGGCCGCGCGGGAGCTGTCGGCGCGGATCGCGGTGGTGCTGCATCATGAGGTTTCCGCCGCGCTGCGGCGTTTCATGCGCGAGTTCAAGTTGGATGTCGAACTACGCACGTATGAAACGCGCGAGGACGTCTTGCGTTGTGTGCGGGAGCTGGCGGAGCAGGGCGTGGAGGTGGTGGTCGGCGCGGGCATGGTCACTGACTACGTGCGCAAGGCGGGTCTGACCGCGGTGTTGCTGTATTCGCTGGATTCCGTGCGCGCCGCCATGGATACCGCGATGGCGATTGCCGAGGCCCAGCACAAGGAGCGGGTGCGCCGCGATCAGCTGGACCTGGTGCTGCGCCATCTGAACGACGGCGTGGTGGCCGTCGACATGCAAGGCCGAATCACCACCTTGAACCCGGCGGCCGCCCGCATCATGGGCGCGACGGCCCAGGCCGCCGGCCAGCCGCTGGCCGAAGTGGCGCCCGGCCTGACGCCGCGGCCGGTGCTGGAGCAGGGCCGGTCCGAGCTGGGCCGTGTGGATGACGTGCGCGGCCAGTCCCTGGTGGTCGATGCCGTGCCGCTGTACGAGTCGGGCTTGCAGACGGGCGCCGTGCTGACCCTGCATCCCTCGCAACCGCTGGAGCATGCCGTGGGGCGCTTGCGGGCGCACAGCCACCGGCGGTCGCGTTCGGCGCGCTATACCTTGGGCGGCATGGTGGCGGCGTCCGCGGCGATGCGGCAGTTGCTGCATCGTTGCGAGGTGATGGCGCGGGCCAGCGATGCGTCGGTGTTGATCCAGGGCGAGAGCGGATCGGGCAAGGAGGTGGTGGCGCAGGGTATCCATCGCGCCAGCCGTCGGCATGCGCGGCCTTTCGTGGCGATCAATTGCGGCGCGTTTCCCGAGCAATTGCTGGAAAGCGAGCTGTTCGGCTATGAGGAGGGTGCGTTCACCGGCGCCCGCCGGCAGGGCAAGGCGGGCCTGTTCGAGGCGGCGGATGGCGGCACCTTGTTGCTGGATGAAGTCGGGGAGATGCCCTTGCCCTTGCAGACGCGCCTGCTGCGCGCCTTGCAGGAGAAAGAGGTGACCCGCGTGGGTGGCATCGACGCCATCCCCATCGACGTGCGCATCATTGCGGCCACGCACCGGGATTTGGCGGCGATGGCACGCCAGGGGTCGTTTCGGCACGATCTGTTTTATCGCTTGCACATCCTGCAGGTGCGCGTGCCGCCGTTGCGGGAGCGTCCGGAGGACATCGCCGCGTTGGCGGCCGAGCTATTGCCCGCGGCGCTGGAACGCGTGGGCGCCGGCGGCCTGGCGCTGGATGCGTTGGCCACGGTCCTGCCCTTGCTGGCGGCGCACGATTGGCCCGGCAATGTGCGGGAGTTGGAGAATGTAATCGAGCGGATGGCGCTGGAGTGTCTGCTGGCGGGAGCCGTGCCCGCGGCAGCAGTGCTGCGTGGGGTGGTGGATCCGTCGGGATGGGAGGGGGCGGTCGATGCGGCGGCGGGGGCGGTGGACTTGACTGACGCGGCGGACGAGTTGTCCTCGGCGGATGAGGCGGGACGTCTGCAGACGGTGCAGCGGGCTGCCGAGCTTCAACATATCCGCGATACCTTGGATCGCCTGGATGGCAACCAGGCCGCCGCGGCGCGCGCGTTGGGGATCAGCCGGACGACGTTGTGGAGGAAGTTGCGGGGGTAG
- a CDS encoding tripartite tricarboxylate transporter substrate binding protein: protein MKAPFLRRAVRAPGLFGIVAMACSFALGATDAAAADAGNFPNRGPIRLLVGFAAGGSSDTVARIMAPVLSKTLKQNVIIDNRPGAGGNIASDALIKAAPDGYTIMLGTIGSLAVNQHLSKLSYDPVTDMAPISLAVSFSNVLVVNANSKIHTFAEYLQAAKAPHSDMSFGSSGIGSSGHLAGEQLKFVAGLQNQHVAYRGGAPATNDLLGGTLASIFASPTDAIQFINAGKLRPIVTTGLQRLDVLPNVPTIAESGYPGFEANNWYAFTAPAQTPAPVIAALNQAIVATLKDPEVDAKLKKLGLDPAPSTPQEADRYIRAESDKWGGLIKKLNINL from the coding sequence GTGAAAGCCCCCTTCCTACGGCGCGCCGTCCGCGCGCCCGGCCTGTTCGGCATCGTCGCCATGGCCTGTAGCTTCGCCCTCGGCGCGACCGACGCCGCGGCCGCCGACGCCGGCAACTTCCCCAATCGCGGTCCGATACGCCTGCTGGTCGGCTTCGCCGCCGGCGGCAGTTCCGATACGGTGGCCCGTATCATGGCGCCGGTCCTGTCCAAGACGCTGAAGCAGAACGTCATCATCGACAACCGGCCCGGGGCCGGCGGCAACATCGCGTCGGACGCCTTGATCAAGGCCGCGCCCGACGGCTACACCATCATGCTGGGCACGATAGGCTCACTGGCCGTCAACCAGCATCTGAGCAAGCTGTCCTACGACCCCGTCACCGACATGGCGCCGATTTCCCTGGCCGTGTCCTTCTCCAACGTGCTGGTCGTCAACGCCAACAGCAAGATCCACACTTTCGCCGAGTACCTGCAAGCCGCGAAGGCGCCCCATTCCGACATGTCGTTCGGGTCATCCGGCATAGGCAGCAGCGGCCATCTGGCCGGGGAACAGCTGAAATTCGTGGCCGGCCTGCAGAACCAGCACGTCGCCTACCGGGGCGGCGCGCCGGCCACCAATGACCTGCTGGGCGGCACCTTGGCATCGATCTTCGCCAGTCCCACCGACGCCATCCAGTTCATCAACGCCGGCAAGCTGCGCCCCATCGTCACCACCGGCCTGCAAAGACTGGACGTCCTGCCCAATGTGCCGACCATCGCGGAATCCGGCTACCCCGGTTTCGAGGCCAACAACTGGTACGCCTTCACGGCGCCCGCGCAGACGCCGGCGCCGGTGATCGCGGCCCTCAACCAGGCCATCGTCGCCACCCTGAAGGACCCGGAAGTGGACGCGAAGCTGAAGAAGCTGGGGCTGGATCCCGCGCCCAGCACGCCGCAGGAAGCCGATCGCTACATCCGTGCCGAAAGCGACAAATGGGGCGGCCTGATCAAGAAACTGAACATCAACCTCTGA
- the rfbC gene encoding dTDP-4-dehydrorhamnose 3,5-epimerase has protein sequence MSLVITQTPIAGLKVVQRARRGDERGFLTRLFDQALLHEHGWNAPIAQINHTRTAQAGTVRGMHYQLPPHAEIKLVTCIRGEIFDVAIDLRRDSPTFLHWHGEHLSADNERALLIPQGFAHGFQALTDDLEMLYCHSASYQPQAEAAVHHLDPRVGIVWPKSIALVSERDQQHPLLSQDFSGVAP, from the coding sequence ATGAGCCTGGTCATCACGCAAACGCCTATCGCCGGCCTGAAGGTGGTCCAGCGTGCGCGCCGCGGCGACGAGCGCGGTTTCCTGACGCGCCTGTTCGACCAGGCCTTATTGCACGAGCATGGCTGGAATGCCCCGATCGCGCAGATCAACCATACCCGCACGGCCCAGGCCGGCACGGTGCGCGGCATGCATTATCAGTTGCCGCCGCATGCGGAGATCAAGCTGGTCACCTGCATCCGTGGCGAGATCTTCGATGTCGCCATCGACCTGCGCCGTGACTCGCCGACGTTCCTGCACTGGCACGGCGAACACCTGTCCGCCGACAACGAACGCGCCCTGCTTATCCCCCAGGGCTTTGCCCATGGCTTCCAGGCGCTGACCGACGACCTGGAAATGCTCTATTGCCATTCGGCGTCCTATCAGCCGCAGGCCGAAGCCGCCGTGCATCACCTGGACCCGCGGGTCGGCATCGTGTGGCCAAAGTCGATCGCCCTGGTGTCCGAGCGCGACCAGCAGCACCCCCTTCTTTCCCAAGATTTTTCCGGAGTCGCACCGTGA
- the rfbG gene encoding CDP-glucose 4,6-dehydratase — translation MNTLTSPAGTALPAAGFWHGKRVLLTGHTGFKGGWLALWLNRLGAQVTGLALPAHTQPNLYQAAGMATLIESHDCDLRDAAAVAAIVRAARPEIVLHLAAQALVRPSYAQPVETFATNVMGTAHVLDALRGSTTARVAVMITTDKVYRNLESLRPYREEDMLGGHDPYSASKAASELVIASYRDAFLREAGLAVASARAGNVIGGGDWSADRLLPDAARAWRSGGELRVRRPEAVRPWQHVLEPLAGYLKLAETLWTQAAAADSYNFGPATTDAATVRTVIDMARAAYGNGTVRYDAQPDGPHEAGLLTLDTARVQAVLGIHPRWTLPEGVARTMDWYRRHDAGQDARQLCMADIDAYEAQP, via the coding sequence GTGAATACTTTGACCAGCCCTGCTGGAACCGCCCTCCCCGCCGCCGGCTTCTGGCACGGCAAGCGCGTGCTGCTGACCGGCCACACCGGCTTCAAGGGCGGATGGCTGGCGTTGTGGCTGAATCGGCTGGGCGCCCAGGTGACCGGGCTGGCCTTGCCCGCGCACACGCAACCCAATTTGTATCAGGCGGCCGGCATGGCCACGCTGATCGAGTCGCATGACTGCGACCTGCGCGATGCCGCCGCGGTCGCCGCCATCGTGCGGGCGGCGCGGCCCGAGATCGTCTTGCACCTGGCCGCCCAGGCCCTGGTGCGGCCCAGCTACGCGCAGCCGGTGGAGACCTTCGCCACCAATGTCATGGGCACCGCGCACGTCCTGGATGCGCTGCGGGGCAGCACCACCGCCCGCGTCGCGGTGATGATCACCACCGACAAGGTGTACCGCAATCTTGAAAGCCTGCGGCCCTACCGCGAAGAAGACATGCTGGGCGGGCACGACCCCTACAGCGCCAGCAAGGCCGCCAGCGAACTGGTCATCGCGTCTTACCGCGATGCCTTCCTGCGCGAGGCAGGCCTGGCCGTGGCCAGCGCCCGTGCCGGAAATGTCATCGGCGGCGGCGATTGGTCGGCCGACCGGCTGCTGCCCGACGCGGCCCGCGCCTGGCGCTCTGGTGGCGAACTGCGGGTGCGGCGGCCGGAAGCGGTGCGACCGTGGCAGCACGTGCTGGAGCCCCTGGCCGGCTATCTGAAACTGGCCGAGACGCTGTGGACGCAAGCCGCCGCCGCGGACAGCTACAACTTTGGTCCCGCCACCACCGACGCGGCCACCGTGCGCACGGTCATCGACATGGCGCGCGCCGCCTACGGCAACGGGACCGTGCGTTATGACGCCCAGCCCGACGGCCCGCACGAAGCCGGCCTGCTCACCCTGGACACCGCCAGAGTCCAGGCCGTGCTCGGTATCCACCCGCGCTGGACGCTGCCGGAAGGCGTGGCGCGCACCATGGATTGGTACCGCCGCCACGACGCCGGCCAGGACGCCCGCCAATTGTGCATGGCGGACATCGACGCCTACGAGGCCCAGCCATGA